The stretch of DNA CCAAGAGGAACGTGTTTTAAATAGCAGGTATCTACTGCGGGCCAGTAATTGTTTCAGAGTGTCTCCATTTTCAAGCAGGTCAGGAATGTATTTTCGTCCCAGTTCCCTGCTTAAAGCAATCTCTTGGTTTTCCTGTTCGATAGCTTCCCACCGGTACTGAATCCGCATTTCCTGAACGGCATCGTAAGCTAATTTCTGAACATGAAACCGATCTGTTACCAGACTGGCCTTAGGAAAAGAATAACGGACAATCTTTTCCATGCTGGCAGCCATGTCCAAGGTCACCTCGATGACCTGGTTACGCTTGCGGACAGGAATCTTTTCCAGCACAGCCCTGACTTTATCACTGTTGGTTCCCTTTACCATGGCTATCAATGCTCCTTTTCGACCCTTGGCCGCTTTATTGGTAATGATCGTATAAAGTTCACCCTGAGAAAGAGCTGTTTCATCAATGCTCAAACAAGGCCCCACATTATGCTCAAATAAAATCCAGTCCTGGGCATGTTCCCGTTGATCCCAGCTATGGTAATGACTTAGATGACAGCGGTAGTGTTCTTCCAGTTGTTTGCCATCTACTTTGAAATAAGTCCCAACACTATTGGCGCTGACTGGCTGAGTATCGAGCCAATGCTTTTAAAAAAGCCCCGAATTCCTTGGTAATTCGGGTTCCTTTGGCAACCAGCTCCCAATCCCTGTAAACAATGTTCCCTGTGCTATGATTCAACCATTTTCTTCGTTTAATGAGTAGATAAACCGTTTTTGTCCGTAATGGAAAGTCTTGAACCTTAATTGGATCAAAGAATCCTTTAGATTCCAAATGCTCAGAGCCGTACTGTTCCGGTTTAGTGTTTTTTTCGGTTAACGAAATATAAATATGCTCGTCAGTTTGTTCTATATCGCTAAGGAGAAAATAATCTAACATTCCCTCCGGCAGTATTAATTGGGCTACGCTAAAATCTTGCATGGAACTGCAAAGAAAATAATTTAATTCAAGCCCCCCAACTTTTCGGCTTGATCCCTAGTTTATGAAAATATTCAATAAATCTTTTGATAATGTTATTAAAAGTGAGGTGGGATTAGGAATGTGTGATTATGCCTTTGCATTAGAAAAATTTTATCCGCTAATTAATAGATTCGAAGCTCAAAGAAAGTCTTTAGATTCTAGGCTTTATAAACGATTAGAACAAGATATTTTGGCAGGATGTATTATGCCACCTATAACAATTGCATTTGTTAAGCAGGATCCTAAATTCCAAAATATTGAAGAGTTGAAAGATTTTATGATGAATAAAATTAATCATGGTTATATACTTGATGGAATTCAAAGATTAAATACACTTAAAAAGGCTAGTGAGTTAAGAATATTTGAACCAACGAATCCTATTTATTTTAATGTAATTATATCTGATAATGAGGATAAGCTTTTATATAGGATGATTACTTTGAATAATGGGCAAAAACCTATGACCCCAAAACATCAAATTGAAATCCTTACAAGAGATTTATTTGATTTTTCACATCTAACCAGGTTTAATATACAATCTGAAAAAGAAAAATCTATCGAAAGATTACCAAATGCTTTTAGTTTGGCTGACGTTACAAAAGGGTATTTATCTTTTCTTACTGAAAATGTTCACAATGAAAACAACAAAATCATTGAAGAAAAGATGGACGAAATTATTGTCGGAAGAATTCTTGAGTCAAGAGTTTTTATTGGTTCAATTACTTTTAAAGATATTCTTTCTTTAATTGATAGTAAATTATCCGATTCATTTTTAAGTGAATGGTTCAGAGTATCTAATAATTTAATAGGTTTTTGTTGTGGGATTAAATTTTCTTATTCATTTATACAAGAAGAAAATATTGAGGAGACAAGAAATGCATTTAAAACTTTTGAATTAGCATTTAGTGCAATAAAACCGTCAAAAGTAAATTTAGGAAAGTTTAGAAGAGAACTTTCTTTCTATTTTGTAAAAAATTATAGGCAAACTAAGGGATTTGATACAAATGAGTTAATAGGAAAGTTTTTGGAAATAACAGCAAATTAAGAAATGCCTATAGATCCATT from Solitalea canadensis DSM 3403 encodes:
- a CDS encoding ISAon1 family transposase N-terminal region protein, producing the protein MQDFSVAQLILPEGMLDYFLLSDIEQTDEHIYISLTEKNTKPEQYGSEHLESKGFFDPIKVQDFPLRTKTVYLLIKRRKWLNHSTGNIVYRDWELVAKGTRITKEFGAFLKALARYSASQRQ